In one window of Photobacterium leiognathi DNA:
- a CDS encoding CvfB family protein, producing the protein MIRIGQYNTLEVVKLVDFGVFLDGGEDFGNILLPKNSVPAGTELGDKLNVFIYFDSNDEIIATTDEPYAKVGDFAKLRVVGVTNIGAFVDWGLSKDLLIPFSEQRRRLEEGQEVVIHVYTDKASGRIVGTTKFNRFLDKTPATYKVGEEVKVIIAEITDLGYKAVVNGKHWGLLFKTESFGKLFIGKELKAYIKEIRPDGKINLSLQKKGKERVDDLADKILTSLERKGGFIPVSDKSSPDEIFQVFRTSKATFKKTIGGLYKKGLIVIEREGIRLNDND; encoded by the coding sequence ATGATTAGAATTGGACAATACAACACACTAGAAGTCGTCAAGCTAGTAGACTTTGGCGTATTTCTTGATGGTGGTGAAGACTTCGGTAATATCCTATTACCAAAGAACTCTGTTCCAGCAGGTACTGAGTTAGGCGACAAGCTAAACGTATTTATCTACTTTGATTCAAACGATGAAATCATTGCAACAACAGATGAACCTTACGCAAAAGTAGGTGATTTCGCCAAACTACGTGTTGTTGGTGTCACTAACATTGGTGCGTTCGTGGATTGGGGTTTAAGCAAAGATTTGCTTATTCCATTTAGTGAACAGCGTCGTCGTTTAGAAGAAGGCCAAGAAGTGGTTATTCACGTTTACACTGATAAAGCATCGGGTCGTATCGTGGGTACAACCAAGTTCAACCGTTTCTTAGACAAAACACCAGCGACTTACAAAGTTGGCGAAGAAGTTAAAGTGATCATCGCTGAAATCACCGATCTTGGTTACAAGGCAGTGGTTAACGGTAAGCACTGGGGCTTATTATTCAAAACTGAATCTTTCGGTAAGCTATTTATCGGTAAAGAGCTAAAAGCTTACATTAAAGAAATTCGTCCAGATGGCAAAATCAATTTATCACTTCAGAAGAAGGGTAAAGAGCGTGTTGACGATCTAGCAGACAAGATTTTAACGTCGCTAGAGCGCAAAGGTGGCTTCATTCCTGTAAGTGACAAGTCTAGCCCAGACGAGATTTTCCAAGTATTCCGTACGAGTAAAGCGACCTTTAAGAAAACGATTGGTGGCTTGTACAAGAAAGGTTTGATCGTGATTGAGCGTGAAGGTATCCGCTTAAACGACAACGATTAA
- the moeB gene encoding molybdopterin-synthase adenylyltransferase MoeB, protein MTTDNINNVELTDDEMLRYNRQIILRQFDFDGQEALKASSMLVLGAGGLGCASTQYLAAAGVGKLTLIDDDKVEVSNLQRQVLHHDATVGMLKVNSAQAALCRINPYISVDTIAKRLSDEELLPLIENHNIVLDCSDNVDTRNQLNRLCFKTKTPLISGAAIRMEGQISVYAYQDNEPCYQCLSALFGQQTLSCVEAGIMSPVVGIVGAVQAMEAIKVVANMGTPLTGKLLMLDALSMSWREMKLMTQPSCSVCAN, encoded by the coding sequence ATGACAACAGATAACATTAATAACGTTGAACTGACTGATGATGAAATGCTGCGTTATAACCGCCAGATTATTTTGCGTCAGTTTGATTTTGACGGACAAGAAGCGTTAAAAGCCTCGTCGATGTTGGTACTTGGTGCAGGCGGCTTAGGTTGCGCTTCAACCCAATATCTAGCAGCCGCTGGCGTAGGTAAATTAACCTTAATTGATGATGACAAAGTTGAGGTTTCAAACCTTCAACGCCAAGTGCTTCATCACGATGCTACCGTTGGCATGTTAAAGGTCAATTCAGCCCAGGCGGCATTATGCCGTATCAACCCTTATATTTCGGTTGATACCATTGCTAAACGCTTATCTGACGAAGAACTACTGCCACTGATTGAAAACCACAACATCGTTTTAGACTGTAGCGATAACGTTGATACCCGAAATCAACTTAACCGCCTATGTTTTAAAACCAAAACACCGCTGATCTCTGGTGCAGCAATCCGCATGGAAGGTCAAATCAGTGTGTATGCTTACCAAGATAACGAGCCTTGTTATCAGTGTTTAAGCGCCCTATTTGGTCAACAAACCTTAAGCTGTGTTGAAGCAGGCATTATGTCACCAGTAGTTGGCATTGTGGGTGCTGTACAAGCGATGGAAGCTATTAAAGTTGTTGCCAACATGGGTACACCACTAACAGGCAAACTATTAATGTTAGATGCGTTATCAATGAGCTGGCGTGAAATGAAGCTAATGACGCAACCAAGTTGTTCTGTTTGCGCTAACTGA
- the moeA gene encoding molybdopterin molybdotransferase MoeA — MGCCDVPGLMPVETAINNILEQVSPLTKTSTVALADAMGLVLAQDILSPINVPPFANSAMDGYALRAEDLTSTDTLVLAGKSFAGIPFEGECQAGQCIRIMTGAEMPAGTDTVIMQEETTVDGDNITFNIKPKANDNVRPIGDDVSLGETVLVTGTRLTAREMPLLASLGIAQVEAFHRPKVAFFSTGDELRPAGETLEAGQIYDSNRYGIRALLEKFGCEVLDLGIIPDCPEKLRDAFLKGSTEADVLITSGGVSVGEADYTKDILDQEGQIGFWKIAMKPGKPFAFGKINNAWFCGLPGNPVSAMLTLYQLVQPMLAKLAGNSQYQPPVRVKAKATTLFKKRPGRTDFQRGIYSINAEGQFEVATTGNQGSGAFSSMHLANCFVVLEQERGRVQAGEDVTIEIFNHTLY; from the coding sequence ATGGGATGCTGCGACGTACCAGGCCTTATGCCCGTTGAAACTGCAATTAATAACATTCTTGAGCAAGTTTCACCTTTAACCAAAACGTCAACGGTTGCATTAGCAGATGCGATGGGATTAGTGCTAGCACAAGATATTCTTTCACCAATTAATGTGCCGCCTTTCGCTAACTCTGCAATGGATGGTTATGCCCTACGTGCTGAAGATTTAACAAGCACAGATACGCTAGTATTAGCAGGAAAATCTTTTGCTGGTATTCCATTTGAAGGTGAATGCCAAGCGGGTCAATGTATTCGTATTATGACGGGTGCTGAAATGCCTGCAGGTACTGATACCGTGATCATGCAAGAAGAAACGACTGTTGATGGCGATAACATCACGTTTAATATCAAACCCAAAGCGAACGATAACGTACGCCCTATTGGTGATGATGTCAGCCTTGGTGAAACAGTGCTAGTAACAGGTACTCGTTTAACTGCTCGTGAAATGCCGCTGTTAGCATCATTAGGTATTGCACAGGTTGAAGCATTTCACCGACCAAAAGTGGCTTTCTTCTCAACAGGTGATGAACTACGCCCGGCTGGTGAAACATTAGAAGCAGGTCAAATCTACGACAGCAACCGTTACGGTATTCGTGCTTTACTGGAAAAATTCGGTTGTGAAGTACTTGATCTTGGTATTATTCCTGATTGCCCTGAAAAACTGCGTGACGCTTTCCTTAAAGGTTCAACAGAAGCGGATGTATTAATCACCTCAGGTGGCGTAAGTGTGGGTGAAGCGGATTACACCAAAGATATTTTAGATCAAGAAGGTCAAATCGGTTTCTGGAAGATTGCGATGAAACCGGGTAAGCCTTTTGCATTTGGCAAAATCAACAACGCATGGTTCTGTGGCCTACCGGGTAACCCAGTATCTGCAATGCTCACGCTATATCAATTAGTACAGCCTATGCTGGCAAAACTTGCTGGTAACAGCCAATACCAACCACCTGTACGTGTAAAAGCGAAAGCTACTACCCTATTTAAAAAACGTCCGGGTCGTACTGATTTCCAACGTGGTATTTACAGCATTAATGCTGAAGGTCAATTTGAAGTGGCAACTACAGGTAATCAAGGCTCGGGTGCGTTTAGTTCCATGCACCTAGCAAACTGTTTTGTGGTATTAGAACAAGAGCGTGGTCGTGTACAAGCAGGTGAAGATGTGACTATCGAAATCTTCAACCACACTCTGTACTAA
- a CDS encoding NupC/NupG family nucleoside CNT transporter — MIALLGIFVLLLIAFLISTDKKRIPVKMVSIAFALQVLFALIVLYIPAGKSALQAVSNGVTYVTDYGKDGLSFLFGGLATGSIGFVFAVNVLGIIIFFSALISMLYHVGIMQKVVNVFGGGLQRILGTGRAESLSAGANIFVGMSEVPLVIKPYLKSMDDSQLFAVMTCGLASVAGSTMVGYAAVGVDLNYLIAAAFMSAPAGLLMSKIIMPPSEKKLSADEITSVEIPKATNVVEALADGAMSGLRMAVTIGATLIAFISVIALFNGLLGDIGEFFGIQGLTFQMLIGYLFAPVALLLGIPMSEAVTAGSLIGQKVVMNEFVAFIDMMKVKDALSPHSLAVVTFALCGFANITTLAILIGGMGSLIPERRPFIAKYGIRAVAAGVLANLMSAAIVSIILLM, encoded by the coding sequence ATGATTGCTCTATTAGGTATATTTGTTCTACTTCTTATCGCGTTTCTTATTTCAACAGATAAAAAGCGTATCCCTGTAAAAATGGTTAGCATTGCATTTGCACTACAAGTGTTATTTGCGTTGATCGTGCTTTACATTCCTGCTGGTAAGTCAGCACTACAAGCAGTAAGTAACGGTGTTACTTATGTAACTGATTACGGTAAAGATGGCTTATCATTTTTATTCGGTGGCTTAGCAACAGGCAGTATCGGCTTTGTATTCGCTGTTAACGTTCTGGGTATTATCATCTTCTTCTCTGCACTGATTTCTATGCTGTATCACGTAGGTATTATGCAAAAAGTGGTCAATGTGTTCGGTGGAGGCTTGCAACGTATCCTAGGTACAGGTCGTGCAGAATCATTGTCTGCAGGGGCGAACATCTTTGTTGGTATGTCAGAAGTGCCACTTGTGATCAAACCGTACCTAAAATCAATGGATGATTCTCAACTGTTTGCTGTGATGACATGTGGCTTAGCCTCGGTTGCAGGCTCTACTATGGTCGGTTACGCAGCAGTAGGTGTAGACTTGAATTACCTGATTGCAGCAGCATTTATGTCAGCACCTGCAGGTTTATTGATGTCGAAAATCATTATGCCACCAAGTGAGAAAAAGCTTTCTGCTGACGAAATCACTAGTGTTGAAATCCCTAAAGCAACCAACGTAGTAGAAGCGTTAGCAGATGGTGCAATGTCTGGTCTTCGTATGGCTGTGACAATCGGTGCAACCTTGATTGCATTCATTAGTGTGATTGCACTGTTTAATGGTTTGTTAGGTGATATCGGTGAGTTCTTTGGTATTCAAGGCTTAACATTCCAAATGCTAATTGGTTACTTGTTTGCACCTGTTGCATTATTACTGGGTATTCCAATGAGTGAGGCGGTAACGGCGGGCTCGTTAATTGGTCAGAAAGTCGTAATGAACGAATTTGTGGCTTTCATTGACATGATGAAAGTAAAAGATGCGTTATCACCACATTCATTAGCTGTTGTTACTTTTGCACTGTGTGGTTTTGCCAACATCACAACACTAGCAATTCTAATTGGTGGTATGGGCAGCCTAATTCCTGAGCGTCGTCCATTCATTGCGAAATATGGTATCCGTGCTGTTGCTGCTGGTGTACTAGCAAACCTAATGAGCGCAGCGATCGTAAGCATCATCTTGTTAATGTAA
- a CDS encoding glutaredoxin family protein, whose protein sequence is MKRIVLFSQKSCSNCKDAQQYMASKGYSYRLVDISSPKGRKEFNSTGARSVPVLRVGDQVLIGWNMTKFEKALKSKD, encoded by the coding sequence ATGAAACGTATTGTCTTATTCAGCCAAAAAAGCTGCTCAAACTGTAAAGATGCTCAACAATATATGGCAAGCAAAGGCTATAGCTATCGCCTAGTTGATATCAGCTCACCAAAAGGAAGAAAGGAATTTAACAGTACAGGCGCACGCTCTGTGCCTGTTTTACGTGTTGGTGATCAGGTATTAATTGGCTGGAACATGACTAAGTTTGAAAAAGCATTAAAATCAAAAGACTAA
- a CDS encoding LysR family transcriptional regulator, protein MDLIKLSRISMKHLITLHVMLDTLSVTACAERLCVSPSSVSKTLSQLRDNLNDELFYRHGNKLISTPLARRLGPTVHQMISDMNQIMTKESFQPENYEGGFSLAMRESTFELIASGLHSHVLKQAPNVRLDIWSKDSIGFDGLTKGMLDFVILPHDLSQPPLMQNNLVWQTLFTDEMICLMAHDHPLVDKMLTLEDYLNCGHIGILDSDLSVPFFEMQLAQQHRKRKVVVNVADFGGAATMCHNSDLLFTCSHRWANTALQSKALVQKPLPFNYGKVAYSLVWHQPSMNDPAVRWLHQQILDFCGVKEDANVEQA, encoded by the coding sequence ATGGATTTAATTAAGCTTTCCCGTATTAGCATGAAACATTTGATCACTTTGCATGTGATGCTAGATACCTTAAGTGTGACGGCGTGTGCTGAACGACTTTGTGTTAGCCCATCTTCGGTAAGTAAAACACTGAGTCAGCTGCGTGATAACTTAAATGATGAGTTATTTTATCGTCATGGTAATAAGTTGATCTCAACACCGTTGGCGCGTCGGTTAGGGCCAACAGTGCATCAAATGATCAGCGATATGAATCAGATCATGACCAAAGAATCATTTCAACCTGAAAACTATGAGGGTGGTTTTTCACTGGCGATGCGTGAAAGTACCTTTGAACTGATTGCCAGCGGTTTGCATTCCCATGTATTAAAGCAAGCACCTAATGTACGATTAGATATTTGGTCTAAAGACAGTATTGGTTTTGATGGCTTAACCAAAGGGATGCTTGATTTTGTGATTCTTCCTCATGATTTAAGCCAGCCGCCGTTAATGCAAAATAATTTGGTATGGCAAACCCTGTTTACTGATGAAATGATTTGCTTAATGGCACACGATCACCCGCTGGTGGATAAAATGCTGACACTAGAAGATTATTTAAATTGCGGTCATATCGGGATTTTGGACAGCGATTTAAGTGTGCCATTTTTTGAAATGCAATTAGCCCAACAACATAGAAAACGTAAAGTCGTAGTGAATGTCGCTGATTTTGGTGGTGCAGCGACTATGTGCCATAACAGTGATTTATTGTTTACTTGTTCACACCGTTGGGCGAATACCGCATTGCAATCTAAAGCGCTGGTACAGAAACCGTTACCGTTTAACTATGGCAAAGTGGCTTATAGCCTTGTTTGGCATCAACCAAGTATGAACGATCCTGCCGTGCGTTGGTTGCACCAGCAGATCCTTGATTTTTGTGGTGTGAAAGAAGACGCTAACGTAGAGCAGGCTTAA
- a CDS encoding DUF2059 domain-containing protein yields MFSKKIIAATLLALSFNVSATTSDIPASKKLLIDKLLAQTGQSAVAVGKQYSDLFTQQMTTILKQSKPDINPKAFDIVEEEISNIMDEEFVINDSFKTMMYPIYNKHFTEDELRKMIEINNTEFGKKLIRVMPLINQEGMLVGQEFGKKLGPKIQQRITKRFKEEGIK; encoded by the coding sequence ATGTTTAGTAAAAAGATCATAGCAGCGACCTTGCTTGCGCTGTCATTTAATGTTTCAGCAACCACGAGTGACATTCCAGCCTCGAAAAAGCTACTGATTGATAAACTACTCGCACAAACAGGACAATCGGCCGTTGCCGTTGGTAAACAATATTCAGATCTGTTTACTCAACAAATGACGACGATCTTAAAGCAGTCTAAACCCGACATTAATCCCAAAGCTTTTGATATTGTGGAAGAAGAAATCAGCAACATCATGGATGAAGAGTTTGTAATTAACGACAGCTTCAAAACCATGATGTACCCAATCTACAATAAGCATTTCACAGAAGATGAACTGCGAAAAATGATTGAAATTAACAATACAGAATTTGGCAAAAAGTTAATTCGAGTAATGCCACTTATCAACCAAGAAGGCATGTTAGTTGGACAAGAGTTTGGTAAAAAACTGGGACCTAAAATTCAACAACGTATAACAAAGCGATTTAAAGAAGAAGGTATTAAGTAA
- the folE gene encoding GTP cyclohydrolase I FolE has product MTALSESAVLVRDALAARGLETPMVEQDVSREEKKEKIEYHMREVLSLLALDLTDDSLVETPHRIAKMYVDEVFSGLDYTNFPKITVIENKMNCDEMVRVKDITLTSTCEHHLVTIDGKATVAYIPRGKIIGLSKINRIVRFFAQRPQVQERLTQQVLVALQTLLESDDVAVTIDATHYCVKARGVMDATSVTTTTALGGIFKKNSATRAEFLNGIR; this is encoded by the coding sequence ATGACAGCATTAAGTGAATCTGCAGTACTAGTTCGTGATGCATTAGCAGCCCGTGGTCTTGAAACCCCAATGGTTGAACAAGATGTTAGCCGCGAAGAGAAAAAAGAAAAGATTGAATACCACATGCGTGAGGTCTTATCGTTACTCGCGCTTGATCTGACTGATGATAGCTTGGTTGAAACCCCGCACCGTATTGCAAAAATGTACGTTGATGAAGTGTTTTCTGGCTTGGATTACACGAACTTCCCAAAAATCACTGTCATTGAAAATAAAATGAACTGTGATGAGATGGTGCGTGTTAAAGACATTACATTAACCAGTACTTGTGAACACCACTTAGTGACTATTGATGGTAAAGCAACCGTTGCTTATATTCCTCGTGGTAAGATCATCGGTCTATCTAAAATTAACCGTATTGTTCGCTTCTTTGCGCAGCGTCCACAAGTACAAGAGCGTTTGACACAACAAGTGCTTGTAGCATTGCAAACGCTACTTGAAAGTGATGACGTTGCTGTCACCATTGATGCAACACATTACTGTGTCAAAGCGCGTGGTGTAATGGATGCAACCAGTGTGACAACAACGACGGCGCTGGGGGGTATTTTTAAGAAGAACTCTGCAACTCGTGCTGAGTTTTTAAATGGAATTCGTTAA